The Urbifossiella limnaea genome has a window encoding:
- a CDS encoding transposase, with translation MVGGPGRYTVGLTAVGEKEALTAVLARLLDQVAAARVPVRVVLLDRAFFTIAVMQLLQARRVPFVVPVVIRGRKPRPGVPAAGLRGIRRRAAGRYAYTHADRGRAVRADVVVAHRTYRHCRTGRRRTRKLLFVAWRVPGAPVAVRDLYRQRFGVESSYRQLGEARPRTSSPDGVVRLLWVAIGLVIRNAWVWAGGIAGPRWTLAAARLVLLLDVLVAFTRVRPDGPSHPPSPTRQT, from the coding sequence GTGGTCGGCGGGCCGGGGCGGTATACGGTCGGGCTGACCGCGGTCGGCGAGAAGGAGGCCCTGACCGCGGTCCTGGCCCGGCTGCTGGATCAGGTGGCCGCGGCGCGGGTCCCGGTCCGGGTGGTCCTGCTCGACCGGGCGTTCTTCACGATCGCGGTGATGCAACTCCTCCAGGCCCGCCGGGTGCCGTTCGTGGTCCCGGTGGTGATCCGCGGGCGGAAGCCCCGGCCCGGGGTGCCGGCCGCCGGCCTGCGAGGCATCCGCCGGCGGGCGGCCGGGCGGTACGCGTACACCCACGCCGACCGGGGTCGGGCCGTCCGGGCCGACGTGGTGGTGGCCCACAGGACGTACCGGCACTGCCGGACCGGGCGGCGGCGGACGCGGAAGCTGCTGTTCGTGGCGTGGCGGGTGCCCGGCGCCCCGGTCGCGGTTCGGGACCTGTACCGGCAGCGGTTCGGGGTGGAGAGCAGCTACCGGCAGCTCGGGGAGGCCCGGCCCCGGACGTCGTCCCCGGACGGGGTGGTCCGGCTGCTCTGGGTGGCGATCGGGTTGGTAATCCGCAACGCCTGGGTGTGGGCCGGGGGAATCGCCGGCCCCCGGTGGACCCTGGCGGCCGCCCGCCTCGTCCTGCTGCTCGATGTGCTGGTGGCGTTCACCCGGGTCCGCCCCGATGGGCCGAGTCACCCGCCATCACCGACTCGGCAAACTTGA
- a CDS encoding serine/threonine-protein kinase, whose protein sequence is MTTTVDLAAWGEPPATPAEEALATLLDRVLAEIESGNDAQPEALRRGGRLELKERDLGLLSTVSLVYECAANVWENSVMAADDLRTGTRYSPIDKPSVTGEVPFLRLEQEELSPVEAGGPQEPFPGEYRVVRVLGEGAFGRVLLAEDLNLGWQVALKTLKLPATSTLGPQVLTALRTEAQHLAQLDHPNIVRVHAWREARGEYFLVLQFVAGGSLADRLKTEGVLPWQDAARYVADVGEALVAVHKRDVIHRDIKPDNILWDATRNEAVLTDFGVSARLAEPGTVAGTPMYMAPEAFEGRVSPALDVYSLAATLYRLVTGEHPFAKALLPGLVYQKLQGLPDPDPEPRLRAVPEALERVIRAGMAGRPENRPSMAEFAAQLRATLNQLLTDDLVTPAAGAGSKTPVDLRLMVGRQVQGETYEPLATTRPASFGLSRDMKKVPRPPEQVRVRTGERVRIEVVADKSGYVTVFNVGPTGNLNLLYPDDPTATPSPVEANRPLHVVDVEMTPPAGRERVFAVWSKEPSPLSTERLAGFVEHHHGLCSAPYRASRDMKRIKEAIEQLPTSDRFLTVLELDHIE, encoded by the coding sequence GTGACCACTACCGTAGACCTTGCTGCCTGGGGCGAACCCCCCGCCACGCCCGCCGAAGAGGCTCTGGCGACGCTGCTCGACCGGGTGTTGGCCGAGATCGAGAGCGGGAACGACGCCCAGCCGGAGGCCCTTCGGCGGGGGGGGCGCCTCGAACTCAAGGAACGCGACTTGGGCCTGCTCAGTACGGTAAGCCTGGTCTACGAGTGTGCCGCCAACGTCTGGGAGAACTCTGTCATGGCGGCCGACGACCTCCGAACTGGCACCCGATATTCCCCCATCGATAAGCCAAGCGTGACGGGTGAAGTGCCATTTCTGCGGCTGGAGCAGGAGGAATTGTCTCCAGTCGAGGCCGGCGGCCCGCAAGAGCCGTTCCCCGGCGAGTACCGCGTCGTCCGGGTGCTGGGCGAGGGGGCGTTCGGTCGGGTGCTGCTGGCGGAAGACCTGAACCTGGGCTGGCAGGTGGCCCTGAAGACGCTGAAGCTCCCGGCCACGTCCACCCTCGGGCCGCAAGTCCTGACGGCCCTTCGGACGGAAGCCCAGCACCTCGCCCAACTCGACCACCCGAACATCGTCCGCGTCCATGCGTGGCGGGAGGCGAGGGGTGAATACTTCCTCGTGCTCCAGTTCGTCGCCGGGGGGTCGCTGGCGGATCGGCTGAAGACGGAGGGAGTGCTGCCCTGGCAGGACGCGGCCCGGTACGTCGCCGACGTGGGCGAGGCCCTGGTCGCAGTCCACAAGCGCGACGTCATCCACCGCGACATCAAGCCGGACAACATCCTCTGGGACGCGACTAGGAACGAGGCGGTCCTGACCGACTTCGGGGTGTCCGCCCGCCTGGCCGAGCCGGGCACGGTGGCCGGCACGCCGATGTACATGGCCCCCGAGGCGTTCGAGGGTCGGGTGTCGCCGGCCCTCGACGTGTACAGCCTGGCGGCGACCTTGTACCGGCTCGTCACCGGGGAGCATCCGTTCGCGAAGGCCCTGTTGCCCGGCCTGGTGTACCAGAAGCTCCAGGGTCTGCCCGACCCCGACCCCGAGCCGCGACTCAGGGCCGTCCCGGAGGCCCTGGAGCGGGTCATCCGGGCGGGGATGGCGGGGAGGCCGGAGAACCGCCCGAGCATGGCGGAGTTCGCGGCCCAGTTGCGCGCCACGCTCAACCAACTGCTGACCGACGATTTGGTGACGCCCGCCGCCGGCGCGGGGAGTAAGACCCCCGTCGACCTGCGGCTCATGGTGGGCCGGCAGGTGCAAGGCGAGACCTACGAGCCGCTGGCGACGACGAGGCCGGCGTCGTTCGGCCTATCGCGGGACATGAAGAAGGTGCCCCGTCCGCCCGAGCAGGTCCGCGTGCGGACGGGCGAGCGGGTACGGATCGAGGTCGTGGCGGACAAGTCCGGGTACGTGACGGTCTTCAACGTCGGGCCGACCGGGAACCTGAACCTGCTCTACCCCGACGACCCGACCGCGACCCCCTCGCCGGTCGAGGCGAACCGGCCGCTGCACGTCGTCGACGTGGAGATGACGCCGCCCGCCGGACGCGAGCGGGTATTCGCCGTGTGGAGCAAGGAGCCGTCGCCGCTGAGTACGGAACGCCTAGCCGGATTCGTGGAACATCATCACGGGCTCTGCTCGGCGCCGTACCGAGCGTCTCGTGACATGAAGCGCATCAAAGAAGCCATCGAGCAGTTGCCAACATCAGACCGGTTCCTCACTGTACTGGAGCTAGATCACATCGAGTAG
- a CDS encoding carbon storage regulator yields the protein MLVLTRKTGQEIIIDGDIRVTVTSIGDGRVKIGISAPPHIKVDRAEVAARIAAEEADADVLVCG from the coding sequence ATGCTCGTACTCACCCGCAAGACCGGCCAGGAAATCATCATCGACGGCGACATCCGCGTCACCGTGACGTCGATCGGCGACGGCCGGGTGAAGATCGGCATCTCCGCCCCGCCCCACATCAAGGTCGACCGCGCCGAGGTCGCCGCCCGCATCGCCGCCGAAGAGGCGGATGCCGACGTGCTCGTCTGTGGTTGA
- a CDS encoding RNA polymerase sigma factor: protein MSDGHELGVLLGRARRGDQAALDELLARVRPYLYLLVRRQLQPGLRQKLGESDIVQETLVKIHAGLSPTTPVAGGHFEGEGPPAFLNWVSQIVAHLIVDLGRRGKALKRNEDREVPGSKVFETLSGGSTPEQAAERAEKALQLAAAMERLPRHQREVLQWRVFEQFSYAQISALTGKSEGALRVVTTRAMEALRADGELRRIMGAGA, encoded by the coding sequence ATGAGCGACGGACACGAACTGGGCGTCCTCCTGGGCCGCGCCCGCCGTGGCGACCAGGCGGCGCTAGACGAATTGCTAGCGAGGGTCCGCCCGTACCTGTACCTGCTCGTACGTCGCCAACTCCAGCCAGGCCTCCGGCAGAAGCTCGGCGAGTCGGACATCGTCCAGGAGACGTTGGTCAAGATCCACGCCGGCCTGAGCCCAACTACCCCGGTGGCGGGCGGGCACTTCGAGGGGGAAGGTCCACCTGCGTTCCTGAACTGGGTCAGCCAGATCGTCGCTCACCTCATCGTTGACCTCGGGCGTCGTGGCAAGGCCTTGAAACGAAACGAGGACCGTGAAGTGCCCGGCTCCAAGGTGTTCGAGACTCTGAGCGGGGGGAGTACGCCGGAGCAGGCCGCCGAGCGGGCGGAGAAGGCCCTCCAACTCGCGGCGGCCATGGAGCGCCTCCCCCGGCACCAGCGGGAGGTGCTCCAGTGGCGGGTCTTCGAGCAGTTCTCTTACGCCCAGATCAGTGCCCTGACGGGCAAGAGCGAGGGGGCGCTCCGCGTCGTGACCACCCGGGCGATGGAAGCCCTGCGGGCGGATGGAGAGTTGCGGCGGATCATGGGGGCCGGCGCGTGA
- a CDS encoding DUF4838 domain-containing protein: protein MRHLAAAAALLAATAPAAAQPACVVAKDGAALQRVVVGGTATDRTKAAAKALADQLGRITGGRFAVADGDGTAGLAVGRAADFPALKLAARFAPADITRREEYVLRTHADGAWLVGATDLAVEHAVWDFLHRAGYRQFFPGRNWEVVPPRPSLTLAADTFEAPDYHARRIWYGFGAADYAAGPYADWCAKNRAGSGVVLSTGHAYDGIIGRNRAAFLAHPEYLGLLGGERKSSKFCISNPELRALVAADALAQLDKNPAADSVSVDPSDGGGWCECPECRKLGSVSDRALTLANAVAAAVQAEHPGKLVGMYAYSEHSPPPAVPAHPNVVVSVATGFIRGGHTVDQLLAGWGAKAKTLGVREYYSVNTWDRDLPGAARGGRLGYLKQTIPHFHATGARFMSAESSDNWGPNGLGYFVAARLLWDVTEAGQVDAHVADFLDKCFGSAKAPMGDFYKLLTGDKAPLLCDDTVGRMYRLLADARGKTTDPAVHARLDDLTGYVRYVELWLDYSTATGPARQAAFEQLIRHSWAMRASEMVHTKGLYRDLPSRDKSVTVPTEAAWGAPEKANPWKAGQPLTRADYERMTAAGIASRKLLDFTPVAFSTTLVPAASLNLRDAKAGTFGLYSRGVRTYYAWADAEPATFDLKAKAGIVYDSRGPAKIDLFPVTEPEGKAVAHADVAPDKAEHPVTLKTPFAGLHRVEVTDAGQGTNVLWPAGRPVTVVSSPDAPADLHGRWTLYFYVPKGTKQIGGFATGPGAILDPAGKKVHEFGAKPGYFRIPVPPGADGTAWAFADTAGRRLLMTVPPCLARSPRELLLPAEVVAADRRP, encoded by the coding sequence ATGCGCCACCTCGCCGCCGCTGCTGCGCTGCTCGCCGCCACGGCCCCCGCCGCCGCGCAGCCCGCCTGCGTGGTGGCGAAGGACGGGGCGGCACTTCAGCGCGTCGTCGTCGGGGGGACGGCGACCGACCGCACGAAGGCCGCCGCGAAGGCGCTCGCCGACCAGCTCGGCCGGATCACCGGCGGCCGGTTCGCGGTCGCCGACGGGGACGGCACCGCCGGCCTCGCCGTCGGCCGCGCCGCCGACTTCCCGGCGCTCAAGCTCGCCGCCCGCTTCGCCCCCGCCGACATCACCCGCCGCGAGGAGTACGTCCTGCGGACGCACGCCGACGGCGCCTGGCTCGTCGGCGCCACCGACCTCGCCGTCGAGCACGCCGTCTGGGATTTTCTTCACCGCGCCGGCTACCGCCAGTTCTTCCCCGGCCGCAACTGGGAGGTCGTGCCGCCGCGGCCGAGCCTGACGCTCGCCGCGGACACGTTCGAGGCGCCGGACTACCACGCCCGCCGCATCTGGTACGGGTTCGGCGCCGCCGACTACGCCGCCGGGCCGTACGCCGACTGGTGCGCGAAGAACCGCGCCGGCTCGGGCGTGGTGCTGAGCACCGGCCACGCCTACGACGGCATCATCGGCCGCAACCGCGCCGCGTTCCTGGCGCACCCCGAGTACCTCGGCCTCCTCGGCGGGGAGCGGAAGTCGTCGAAGTTTTGTATCTCGAACCCCGAGCTGCGGGCGTTGGTCGCGGCCGACGCGTTGGCGCAGCTCGACAAGAACCCCGCGGCCGACTCCGTATCCGTGGACCCGAGCGACGGCGGCGGGTGGTGCGAGTGCCCGGAGTGCAGGAAGCTCGGCAGCGTCTCCGACCGGGCGCTGACGCTCGCCAACGCCGTGGCCGCGGCCGTGCAGGCCGAACACCCCGGGAAGCTGGTCGGCATGTACGCCTACAGCGAGCACTCGCCGCCGCCGGCGGTCCCGGCGCACCCGAACGTGGTCGTCAGCGTGGCGACCGGGTTCATCCGCGGCGGGCACACGGTGGACCAGCTCCTTGCCGGCTGGGGGGCGAAGGCGAAGACGCTCGGCGTCCGCGAATACTACTCGGTGAACACCTGGGACCGCGACCTCCCCGGCGCCGCCCGCGGCGGCCGGCTCGGCTACCTGAAGCAGACGATCCCGCACTTCCACGCCACCGGCGCCCGCTTCATGTCGGCCGAGTCCAGCGACAACTGGGGGCCGAACGGGCTGGGCTACTTCGTCGCCGCCCGCCTGCTGTGGGACGTGACGGAAGCCGGCCAGGTGGACGCCCACGTCGCCGACTTCCTCGACAAGTGCTTCGGGTCCGCGAAGGCGCCGATGGGCGACTTCTACAAGCTCCTCACCGGCGATAAGGCGCCGCTGTTGTGCGACGACACCGTCGGCCGGATGTACCGCCTCCTCGCCGACGCCCGCGGCAAGACCACCGACCCGGCGGTTCACGCCCGGCTCGACGACCTCACGGGGTACGTCCGTTACGTCGAGCTGTGGCTCGACTACTCCACGGCGACGGGGCCGGCCCGGCAGGCGGCGTTCGAGCAGCTGATCCGCCACAGCTGGGCGATGCGGGCGTCCGAGATGGTCCACACGAAGGGGCTCTACCGCGACCTGCCGAGCCGCGACAAGAGCGTGACCGTGCCCACGGAGGCCGCGTGGGGCGCGCCCGAAAAGGCGAACCCGTGGAAGGCCGGCCAGCCGCTCACCCGCGCCGACTACGAGCGGATGACCGCCGCCGGCATCGCGTCGCGCAAGCTCCTCGACTTCACGCCAGTTGCGTTCTCGACCACACTCGTCCCTGCGGCGTCGCTGAACCTCCGGGACGCGAAGGCCGGCACCTTCGGCCTCTACAGCCGCGGCGTGCGCACCTACTACGCCTGGGCCGACGCGGAGCCGGCGACGTTCGACCTGAAGGCGAAGGCCGGCATCGTCTACGACTCGCGCGGGCCGGCGAAGATCGACCTGTTCCCGGTCACCGAGCCCGAGGGGAAGGCGGTCGCCCACGCGGACGTGGCGCCGGACAAGGCCGAGCACCCGGTCACGCTGAAGACGCCGTTCGCCGGGCTCCACCGCGTCGAGGTGACGGACGCGGGGCAGGGGACGAACGTGCTCTGGCCGGCGGGCCGGCCGGTGACGGTGGTGTCGAGCCCGGACGCGCCCGCCGACCTGCACGGCCGCTGGACGCTGTACTTCTACGTGCCGAAGGGGACGAAGCAGATCGGCGGCTTCGCGACCGGCCCGGGGGCGATCCTCGACCCGGCAGGGAAGAAGGTCCACGAATTCGGCGCGAAGCCCGGCTACTTCCGCATCCCGGTGCCGCCCGGGGCCGACGGCACGGCGTGGGCGTTCGCAGACACCGCCGGCCGCCGGCTGCTGATGACGGTGCCGCCGTGCCTGGCCCGGTCGCCGCGCGAGCTGCTGCTGCCGGCCGAGGTCGTGGCGGCGGACCGTCGGCCGTGA
- a CDS encoding CHAT domain-containing tetratricopeptide repeat protein — MSDDPLRRKREEVTRHAMSMCDHVRDLYARGQNREALQLAGLVPDVVRTYFGANHSLYADALELVGMCRHALDQEAESLFRQVLDVRRGSGDRLRVATALVNLGGVLSDAARYADAEVLFGEAVELRRSELGADDAAYAVAAHGLAEVYRLTGRQAEAAPLFEQVERVFEGELGSDHPNRIACLSNYASSLLAAGDPIRATELLRKTATLAHGRFGSDHPATAAIRVNLAAALIGSGDLDEAERTYQEVIPQLESLVGESDPHHTKALVAFASLHQSRANYPAAEQLCERALRIERAAGRATLSQYAGMLSTLSEVCRQNGNLARARELLQEAIDVRRRTVGTGHADYAAALHNLARHLWYDCQLFDQAERLYRESLLILAATVGTSSSMYATGLDNLAELYRATRRYTEAEPLYRQVLAIREAAPVPNPAAVASVCNNLGCLYDDLGRHAEAEQYYRESLDVRVAVLGETHPLTVITVQNLACVLAARGESSAALDLLRRAARSDDSTIGLVFSASSERQKLEFMSSLAGKLDGYLSLVLDRFPESPAVVRDALELVFRRKGLVEEAIAAQQDVVEALPPELAGKVSELRQLRMRIAEMALAGPTHGPVRHDLQLAELTRGAEGLEAEIARARPDLLRGRLSALDLRAVAAALPNEAVLVEYVRFRPYHFAAVPTRGESRWGADRYVAFTLATDPPGDVRLIDLGEAEAIDGLVAGFRAAITGESEGETDRDMVKAKKPTTPADDAVGRALRAAVFDKLAPALRGRTRLVLAPDGDLSRLPFEVLPADGGRRVIDTYSISYIGCGRDLLRHHPMFPQWSGEAVVVADPDFDLSDDGRSPAVEPGDQAGRQSHDLREGQPSFDRLPGTRDEGVHIAELLKARPYLQAGVLKRRLKRIRSPWVLHLATHGFFLTDQDLGPDRAGRDDRAARGDMGRLSGLRLENPLLRSGLALAGGNTWLRKGRLPPEAEDGLLTAEDVTGMDLLGTELVVLSACDTGLGVVRTGEGVFGLRRAFALAGARTLVMSLWKVPDGETRELMEDFYRRVLAGEPRAEALRGAQLAMKARYPHPFFWGAFICQGSPGPLPARRRCYYSPDGKESHGPVSDAELKDLIGTGKLTQSGRVSLDGKTWREAYHLKGITWPSSTT; from the coding sequence ATGAGCGACGATCCCTTGCGGCGGAAGCGCGAAGAGGTCACCCGGCACGCGATGTCGATGTGCGACCACGTCCGCGATCTGTACGCCCGCGGACAGAACCGTGAAGCTCTCCAACTGGCCGGCCTCGTCCCGGACGTTGTGAGGACGTACTTTGGGGCGAACCACTCGCTTTACGCGGACGCCCTCGAACTCGTTGGCATGTGCCGCCACGCCCTCGATCAAGAGGCCGAATCCCTCTTCCGGCAAGTGCTCGATGTCCGCCGAGGAAGCGGCGACCGACTCCGGGTGGCCACCGCGTTGGTCAATCTAGGCGGCGTGCTGTCCGACGCCGCCCGGTACGCCGACGCCGAGGTGCTGTTCGGCGAAGCCGTCGAGCTGCGCCGCTCCGAACTCGGGGCTGACGACGCGGCGTACGCCGTGGCTGCCCACGGCCTTGCGGAGGTATACCGTCTCACCGGGCGACAAGCCGAGGCCGCACCGCTGTTCGAACAGGTCGAGCGAGTGTTCGAGGGCGAACTCGGGTCGGACCACCCGAACCGGATCGCGTGCCTCTCCAACTACGCCTCGTCGCTGCTGGCGGCGGGCGATCCAATCCGCGCGACCGAGTTGTTGCGGAAGACCGCCACACTGGCGCACGGCCGCTTCGGCAGTGACCACCCCGCGACAGCGGCGATCCGCGTGAACCTCGCCGCCGCGCTGATCGGGAGCGGCGATCTTGATGAGGCAGAGCGGACTTACCAGGAGGTTATTCCGCAACTCGAGTCACTCGTCGGAGAGTCGGACCCGCACCACACGAAGGCACTCGTCGCATTCGCGAGCCTCCACCAGTCGCGGGCAAACTACCCGGCGGCTGAGCAGCTTTGCGAGCGGGCACTCCGCATCGAACGGGCTGCTGGACGGGCGACATTGTCACAGTACGCAGGCATGCTCTCAACCTTGTCGGAAGTCTGCCGGCAAAACGGCAACTTGGCAAGGGCCCGGGAGTTACTCCAGGAAGCAATCGACGTCAGGCGGCGGACCGTCGGCACGGGACACGCGGACTACGCTGCCGCACTTCACAATCTGGCCCGGCACCTCTGGTACGACTGTCAACTCTTTGACCAGGCCGAGCGCTTGTACCGCGAGAGCCTGCTGATTCTCGCCGCGACGGTCGGGACATCGTCGTCGATGTACGCCACCGGGCTGGATAACTTGGCCGAGTTGTACCGAGCGACGCGACGCTACACGGAGGCCGAACCGCTATACCGGCAGGTCCTCGCCATCCGGGAGGCCGCCCCGGTCCCGAACCCCGCAGCCGTGGCCAGCGTCTGCAACAACCTGGGGTGCCTGTACGACGACCTCGGCCGCCACGCGGAGGCAGAGCAGTACTACCGCGAATCACTCGACGTTCGGGTGGCGGTACTCGGCGAAACCCACCCGCTCACTGTGATCACGGTGCAAAACCTGGCGTGCGTGCTGGCCGCCCGCGGCGAGTCGTCCGCTGCCCTCGACCTCCTCCGTCGCGCTGCCCGGTCCGACGACAGCACGATCGGGCTCGTCTTCTCGGCTAGTTCGGAGCGGCAGAAGCTAGAGTTCATGTCGTCGCTCGCCGGGAAGCTGGATGGTTACCTGTCGCTCGTACTCGACCGCTTCCCCGAGTCGCCAGCGGTCGTACGGGACGCACTGGAACTCGTGTTCCGTCGCAAGGGGTTGGTCGAGGAGGCAATCGCCGCACAGCAGGACGTAGTGGAGGCGCTCCCCCCCGAACTCGCCGGGAAGGTGAGCGAGTTGCGGCAACTCCGGATGCGTATCGCCGAGATGGCTCTGGCCGGCCCGACTCACGGTCCCGTGCGTCACGACCTGCAACTGGCGGAGTTGACGCGGGGGGCCGAGGGTCTGGAAGCGGAGATCGCCCGCGCCCGGCCGGACCTCCTCCGCGGCCGCCTGTCCGCTTTGGACCTACGCGCTGTGGCTGCGGCCTTACCCAACGAAGCGGTGCTGGTCGAATATGTCCGCTTCCGGCCGTACCACTTCGCTGCCGTCCCGACCCGTGGCGAATCACGGTGGGGAGCGGATCGTTACGTCGCGTTCACGCTCGCGACAGACCCCCCGGGTGATGTCCGATTGATCGACCTGGGCGAAGCCGAGGCCATCGACGGCCTCGTCGCCGGCTTCCGAGCCGCAATCACCGGGGAGTCGGAGGGAGAGACGGACCGCGACATGGTGAAGGCGAAGAAGCCCACCACTCCCGCGGATGACGCCGTCGGGCGGGCGCTGAGGGCGGCAGTGTTTGACAAACTCGCGCCTGCGCTGCGCGGCCGTACCCGGCTCGTCCTCGCCCCGGATGGCGACCTGTCCCGCCTGCCGTTCGAGGTGCTTCCGGCGGACGGCGGTCGCCGCGTGATCGACACCTATTCCATCAGTTACATCGGTTGCGGTCGCGACCTCCTTCGCCATCATCCCATGTTCCCTCAATGGTCGGGAGAGGCGGTAGTCGTCGCCGATCCCGACTTCGACCTGAGTGACGACGGAAGAAGTCCCGCCGTCGAACCGGGCGATCAGGCCGGCCGTCAGTCCCATGACCTCAGGGAGGGCCAACCATCCTTCGACCGACTGCCCGGAACACGGGACGAGGGCGTGCACATCGCCGAGTTGCTCAAGGCGCGGCCGTACCTCCAGGCGGGGGTGCTGAAGCGGCGGCTTAAAAGGATTCGCTCGCCCTGGGTACTCCACCTCGCCACCCACGGTTTCTTCCTAACCGACCAAGACCTCGGCCCTGACCGGGCTGGCCGGGACGACCGGGCAGCGCGCGGTGACATGGGCCGCCTCTCGGGGTTGAGGCTGGAGAACCCGCTGTTGCGCTCCGGGTTGGCCCTGGCCGGGGGCAACACCTGGCTGCGGAAGGGGCGGCTGCCCCCGGAAGCCGAGGACGGGCTGCTGACGGCCGAGGACGTGACCGGCATGGACCTGCTCGGCACCGAGCTGGTCGTGCTCTCGGCGTGCGACACCGGCCTCGGGGTGGTCCGCACCGGGGAGGGCGTCTTCGGCCTCCGCCGCGCGTTCGCCCTGGCCGGGGCGAGGACCCTGGTGATGAGCCTGTGGAAGGTGCCGGACGGCGAGACGCGGGAGCTGATGGAGGACTTCTACCGCCGCGTCCTCGCCGGCGAGCCGCGGGCCGAGGCGCTGCGGGGCGCCCAGCTGGCCATGAAAGCCAGGTACCCGCACCCGTTCTTCTGGGGTGCGTTCATCTGCCAGGGTAGCCCCGGCCCCCTCCCGGCCCGGCGGCGGTGCTACTACAGCCCCGACGGCAAGGAGAGCCACGGCCCCGTCAGCGACGCCGAGTTAAAGGACCTGATCGGTACGGGCAAGCTGACCCAGAGCGGCAGGGTCTCCCTCGACGGCAAGACGTGGCGCGAGGCGTACCACCTCAAGGGCATCACGTGGCCCTCGTCAACAACCTGA
- a CDS encoding DUF6807 family protein, translating into MTRPAPVGRTLVPTLGLLALAAAGLHPPATTVAAHPPRPEPVALSQKDGELHVRVGGRPVATYVWNDPKVRRPYFAHLHAPNGARVTRTHPPVAGTDSADHADMHPGLWLAFGDLGGADFWRNMGAVEHAGFVGRPQVTRTGGTFAVRNRYRAGDRTVCEEVCRIGVSATPAGYLLDWTSEFTGPADFHFGDQEEMGLGVRVATPMTVKNGGRIVNSDGLKDEKQVWGKQADWCDYRGTVGGEEVGVALMADPGTARRAWFHARDYGVLVANPFGRRAFTKGEESRIVVKAGETFRLRFGVLVHSGKTDVGAAYAAWRAAGRTR; encoded by the coding sequence ATGACCCGCCCGGCCCCCGTTGGCCGAACCCTGGTGCCGACGCTCGGCCTGCTCGCCCTCGCCGCCGCGGGCCTCCACCCGCCTGCGACGACCGTTGCGGCCCACCCCCCGCGGCCGGAGCCCGTCGCGCTTTCGCAGAAGGACGGCGAACTCCACGTCCGCGTCGGCGGCCGGCCGGTCGCCACCTACGTCTGGAACGACCCGAAGGTCCGCCGGCCGTACTTCGCCCACCTGCACGCCCCGAACGGCGCCCGGGTGACCCGCACCCACCCGCCCGTCGCGGGGACGGACTCGGCCGACCACGCCGACATGCACCCCGGCCTGTGGCTGGCGTTCGGCGACCTCGGCGGGGCCGACTTCTGGCGCAACATGGGGGCCGTCGAGCACGCCGGGTTCGTCGGCCGGCCCCAGGTCACCAGGACCGGCGGCACGTTCGCGGTCCGCAACCGCTACCGGGCGGGCGACCGGACGGTGTGCGAGGAGGTGTGCCGGATCGGGGTGTCGGCCACCCCGGCCGGCTACCTCCTCGACTGGACCTCGGAGTTCACCGGCCCGGCCGACTTCCACTTCGGCGACCAGGAGGAGATGGGCCTGGGGGTCCGCGTGGCGACGCCGATGACGGTCAAAAACGGCGGGCGGATCGTCAACAGTGACGGGCTCAAGGACGAGAAGCAGGTGTGGGGCAAGCAGGCGGACTGGTGCGACTACCGGGGGACGGTCGGCGGGGAGGAGGTGGGGGTGGCGCTGATGGCCGACCCGGGGACCGCCCGCCGGGCGTGGTTCCACGCCCGCGACTACGGGGTGCTCGTCGCCAACCCGTTCGGCCGGCGGGCGTTCACCAAGGGGGAAGAGAGCCGGATCGTCGTGAAGGCGGGCGAGACGTTCCGACTGCGGTTCGGCGTCCTCGTCCACTCCGGGAAGACCGACGTCGGGGCCGCGTACGCGGCGTGGCGGGCGGCCGGCCGGACCCGGTAA
- a CDS encoding HEAT repeat domain-containing protein has protein sequence MAVPQKMLAEFAHVTDPARDPPSLVGLDQVDWAAVDHAHGPATDFPVLLRALVSDDPDARGFALQLLYETVWHQGTVWEATAHTVPFLYRVLAADGTPDKQSVVHLLSTIADCQTGASGHMDASRRAVGERLDLLYPYLRDPNPEIRQAVAWAVGHYPEVVARRLPDLEAALRDEPDEYTRGALREAIACCTSAAPDRGLNVE, from the coding sequence ATGGCGGTGCCACAGAAGATGCTCGCCGAGTTCGCACACGTTACCGATCCGGCCCGCGACCCGCCGTCACTGGTCGGGCTGGATCAGGTGGACTGGGCCGCCGTGGACCACGCCCACGGGCCGGCGACCGACTTCCCGGTCCTGCTCCGCGCCCTCGTGTCCGACGACCCGGACGCCCGGGGGTTCGCACTCCAGCTGCTGTACGAGACGGTCTGGCACCAGGGGACCGTCTGGGAGGCGACCGCCCACACCGTCCCGTTCCTGTACCGGGTGCTGGCGGCGGACGGGACGCCGGACAAGCAGTCGGTCGTCCACCTGCTTTCGACCATCGCCGACTGCCAGACAGGGGCGTCCGGTCACATGGACGCATCGCGGCGGGCGGTGGGCGAGCGGCTGGACCTGCTCTACCCGTACCTCCGCGACCCGAACCCGGAGATCCGCCAAGCGGTCGCATGGGCGGTCGGCCACTACCCCGAGGTCGTGGCGCGGCGGCTCCCGGACCTGGAGGCGGCCCTCCGCGACGAGCCGGACGAGTACACCCGCGGGGCGCTGCGCGAGGCCATTGCCTGCTGCACTTCGGCAGCACCTGATCGCGGCCTTAACGTCGAGTAG